Proteins found in one Mesorhizobium sp. CAU 1732 genomic segment:
- a CDS encoding cytochrome c biogenesis CcdA family protein, which translates to MTLLLAFCAGVVTVLSPCVLPLLPVILAATVEQGRWRPWGVLFGFTASFVAVTLFLTMLVQSAGLSPDAVRTFSGLVLLACGALLAIPAAGHAFEMRAGAISTIAARVPDSGGFLGGSVLGASLGLVWTPCVGPIMASVISLALNQAVTGGAFATALAYALGTALPMGAVIFGGRALVLRIPALYRNTNRIRIFFGLLVVIAALFILTGVDRSIQTALLEWFPEWENTLTGWEPDL; encoded by the coding sequence ATGACCCTGCTTCTTGCATTCTGCGCTGGGGTCGTGACGGTCCTGTCACCTTGCGTTCTGCCGCTCCTTCCGGTGATCCTCGCAGCGACGGTGGAGCAGGGGCGCTGGCGTCCCTGGGGCGTGCTGTTCGGCTTCACCGCAAGCTTCGTCGCCGTCACGCTCTTCCTGACCATGCTCGTCCAGTCAGCCGGCCTGTCGCCTGATGCCGTTCGGACGTTCAGTGGGCTGGTTTTGCTGGCGTGTGGCGCTCTCCTCGCTATCCCGGCAGCAGGCCATGCTTTCGAGATGCGCGCCGGGGCGATATCCACCATCGCAGCCAGGGTTCCGGATAGCGGTGGGTTCCTCGGCGGAAGCGTCCTTGGCGCGAGCCTGGGGCTGGTCTGGACGCCATGCGTAGGCCCCATCATGGCATCGGTCATCTCACTGGCGCTCAACCAGGCCGTCACTGGCGGGGCGTTCGCGACGGCGCTGGCCTACGCGCTCGGCACGGCTCTGCCGATGGGGGCGGTCATCTTCGGCGGTCGCGCGCTGGTTCTGCGCATTCCCGCATTGTACCGGAACACGAACCGCATCCGAATCTTCTTCGGGCTGCTGGTGGTCATCGCGGCGCTCTTCATTCTGACCGGCGTCGACCGATCGATACAGACAGCGCTGCTTGAGTGGTTTCCGGAATGGGAAAACACGCTGACGGGTTGGGAGCCG